Sequence from the Microplitis demolitor isolate Queensland-Clemson2020A chromosome 2, iyMicDemo2.1a, whole genome shotgun sequence genome:
aatggcaTCCAATTCATTTGGAAAATACCAGATAGTATTGAgagtaaatgaataaaaacaataacttacATGATATTTTCGAGGTAGAATGAACAGTTTGTGAATTAGTGTGCGAAGCAGCAACGGTGGCAAAATTACCGGCATTACTCGTAGCAACATGATTGTTATTCGAATTAGGCGAGCTATGGCTAGGTGTCATGGGAATGGTTTTACTTGGTGTACTGCTCGTTAATGTACTAggtttactattattattattattgttattattattgttattactattactattactattattattattattattgttgttgttgttgttgttggcAGGACTACCCGTCGTTGGAATGCTCGTTTGCGACGAGTTCAGTAGCGGCCTAACTGCGGTTGGTTTAACGGGCtgcaaaaatacaaaatattcaatgtaATTCACTAGAACGCCACACTTAatgataaagataataattttaaaaaaataacaatagcaTTAATGTTATTAGTATCTGAACCTTGGTTTTTTTGTCGTTATCAGTCGAACTATCGCTCGAGTTATTGTGCATTGTAGAGCTTAAAGGTGGAGATGGTATCGGCGAAGTACAAGAGTTTGTCGAAGTCGGAGTCCCGCCGGTTTCGTTGCTGTTATTGCTGTCAGTTGTCGCCGAGGAGGGAATGCCCACACCCGAGAGCTCCACTTCATCCAGGCCAATTATGTCATCATAAATGTACTCATTTTCCTCAAAGTCCGGCTCTTGGGAGGACTCGATGTAGTACTCGACGTCATCCTTTATCCGCTTTATCGTGTTGACTTCAACGGACATGTTATCTAGCATGCGGAGCAGCGTCTCCAGTTTACATATATGGTACCGGTGTCTGTCGAGTTTAGACTTCAACTCGTCCATCCTGTCCTGCTTGTCTTTGTCCAGCCTCTTCTTCTTTCCCGCCAGCAGCGACTCGATCTCTGACTCAAAAGTGTCTAACTGTAGATTCAACGTTTCTATTGAATTCGCCAGCCAGTTGCTCACTTCCTCCCGTTCTTTTTGAGCTGGATCGAGTTTCTGTGCAGCTCCCAGTCCTTCTTTTGAGTATGCTTTAGTTTTAGTTTCTCTTTCCACGACTTTGAATCGTTCCATTtgctgttaattaaaattataattcaaataattaatttaataacaacaataataataattaaaaatatttaactaccgtttcaattaattttctgttttcaAACAATGTACTTTTGTCTTTTATTTCACCAGAAGCGATCCAGCTTTTAATCTGGTCACGTAACCTCTGGAGTTTCTTGATTTCCTTTTTGAGATCAGCCTCATATTtttccttctgattgctgttGGTCGCATTGTGCACCTTCTGCCAGATGTCCTCAAACGTTTCCACACCTTCAGAAACTTTCTTAAGGCACCTATCTATTTCACCTGACAAACCAAACAACAAAcccaattattatttaaaattaacaacaataaaCACTTGTTATCTCAATTAAAATCCATTATCAGTCGTCACCATGACATATCAACCCTGTAACTGGGCATAAACACTAAAGTTTAAGTGATGATAATCCCTCAGTACCTGAATCAAGGCCCCGAGAACACAAAAGCGTCAAAATAACTAACGTTACAACAAAGTATATAACCAAGCATTTAAATTCGGGCAATTAAATCCAGGTCCAGGTGCTGTCACCAACAGCTCATCAGGACTCGCAGCTCATCAGCGgc
This genomic interval carries:
- the LOC103578047 gene encoding CCR4-NOT transcription complex subunit 3 yields the protein MAATRKLQGEIDRCLKKVSEGVETFEDIWQKVHNATNSNQKEKYEADLKKEIKKLQRLRDQIKSWIASGEIKDKSTLFENRKLIETQMERFKVVERETKTKAYSKEGLGAAQKLDPAQKEREEVSNWLANSIETLNLQLDTFESEIESLLAGKKKRLDKDKQDRMDELKSKLDRHRYHICKLETLLRMLDNMSVEVNTIKRIKDDVEYYIESSQEPDFEENEYIYDDIIGLDEVELSGVGIPSSATTDSNNSNETGGTPTSTNSCTSPIPSPPLSSTMHNNSSDSSTDNDKKTKPVKPTAVRPLLNSSQTSIPTTGSPANNNNNNNNNNNNSNSNSNNNNNNNNNNNSKPSTLTSSTPSKTIPMTPSHSSPNSNNNHVATSNAGNFATVAASHTNSQTVHSTSKISSQSSENGLLSSSMSSITSPVSQSIAQQLQQSQQQLTTSSQLQSPAPAPQHQSLQLTSQPQITSPQVQNVAQQQLHSNPVAPSSGSNLQSTHILHQPSQNHNSNDTEIPTPVPPASPHSSDSSRPSPVNASSPIPSTANGLISKLPDGMSSLKSIAQQVIVRAGLEIPPGEPTRNIFDNSKTNNATSEAHIPPLLGVAPLGPVPLQKEHQMQFQMMEAAFYHMPHPSDSERLRSYLPRNLCQTPPYYQQVQLPHSDTVEFFQRLSTETLFFIFYYMEGSKGQYLAAKALKKQSWRFHTKYMMWFQRHEEPKIINEEYEQGTYIYFDYEKWGQRKKEGFTFEYKYLEDRDLN